The following proteins are encoded in a genomic region of Glycine max cultivar Williams 82 chromosome 18, Glycine_max_v4.0, whole genome shotgun sequence:
- the SWEET45 gene encoding sugar efflux transporter SWEET45, which yields MAISHSTLAFAFGMLGNVISFLVFLAPITTFYRIFKKKSTEGFQSLPYLVALFSSMLWLYYALLKKDAMLLLTINSFGCVIEVIYIILYITYATRDARNLTLKLFFAMNVGAFALILLVTHFAVHGSLRVQVLGWICVSLSISVFAAPLSIVAQVVRTKSVEFMPFNLSFTLTLSAIMWFGYGLFLKDICIALPNVLGFALGLLQMLLYAIYRNGNKKVDKIMEKKAPLEPLKTVVIETGLEEKQQGKKSKENSEEKEKSDEPNDCAV from the exons ATGGCAATCAGCCACAGTACTTTGGCATTTGCCTTCGGCATGCTAG GTAACGTCATTTCGTTCTTGGTATTCTTGGCTCCAAT AACAACATTTTACCGAATATTCAAGAAGAAATCGACTGAGGGCTTTCAGTCACTGCCTTACCTGGTGGCATTGTTTAGTTCCATGCTTTGGTTGTACTATGCTTTACTAAAAAAAGACGCCATGCTTCTCTTAACCATTAACTCATTCGGATGTGTCATAGAGGTCATCTACATCATCTTGTACATCACCTATGCGACAAGGGATGCTAGG AACTTAACTTTAAAGCTATTTTTCGCAATGAATGTGGGCGCCTTTGCTCTGATCCTCTTAGTCACACATTTTGCTGTGCATGGTTCCCTTCGTGTCCAAGTCCTTGGATGGATATGTGTTTCCCTTTCGATTAGCGTCTTTGCAGCACCACTAAGCATTGTG GCACAAGTTGTTCGGACAAAGAGTGTTGAGTTTATGCCTTTCAATTTGTCATTCACCCTCACATTGAGTGCCATAATGTGGTTTGGTTATGGTCTCTTTCTCAAGGACATATGCATTGCT CTTCCAAATGTACTTGGTTTTGCACTGGGATTACTTCAAATGCTGCTTTATGCCATTTACCGGAATGGAAACAAGAAGGTTGATAAAATTATGGAAAAGAAGGCACCGCTAGAGCCACTGAAAACCGTTGTTATAGAAACTGGTCTGGAGGAAAAGCAGCAAGGAAAGAAGAGCAAAGAAAACAGtgaggagaaggagaaaagtGATGAACCTAACGATTGTGCAGTCTAA
- the SWEET46 gene encoding bidirectional sugar transporter N3 encodes MVISHHTLAFTFGMLGNLISFLVFLAPVPTFYRIYKKKSTESFQSLPYLVALFSSMLWLYYAMLKRDAVLLITINSFGCVIEIIYIVLYITYATRDARNLTIKLFSAMNMSSFALILLVTHFAVHGPLRVQVLGWICVSISVSVFAAPLSIVAQVVRTKSVEFMPFNLSFTLTLSAIMWFGYGLFLKDICIALPNVLGFVLGLLQMLLYTIYRKGNKKTKTNEKSPVEPLKSIAVVNPLGTGEVFPVEEDEQAAKKSQGDGDDKKGQDCLV; translated from the exons ATGGTTATCAGTCACCATACTTTGGCATTTACATTTGGCATGCTAG GTAATTTGATTTCATTCTTGGTATTCTTGGCTCCAGT GCCAACATTTTACCGGATATACAAGAAGAAATCGACGGAAAGTTTTCAGTCACTGCCTTATTTGGTGGCATTATTCAGTTCAATGCTTTGGTTGTACTATGCGATGCTCAAAAGAGATGCTGTTCTTCTCATTACCATTAACTCATTCGGATGTGTTATAGAGATCATCTACATCGTCTTGTACATCACCTATGCAACCAGGGATGCTAGG AACTTAACTATTAAGCTATTTTCGGCGATGAACATGAGTTCCTTTGCTTTGATACTCTTAGTCACACACTTTGCGGTGCATGGTCCCCTTCGTGTCCAAGTCCTCGGATGGATTTGCGTTTCGATTTCAGTTAGTGTCTTTGCAGCTCCACTAAGCATTGTG GCACAAGTAGTTCGCACAAAGAGTGTAGAGTTTATGCCTTTCAATTTGTCATTCACCCTCACATTGAGTGCCATAATGTGGTTTGGTTATGGCCTCTTTCTCAAGGACATATGCATTGCT CTCCCAAACGTGCTTGGTTTTGTGCTGGGGTTACTTCAAATGCTGCTCTACACAATTTACAGAAAAGGAAATAAGAAGACAAAAACAAACGAAAAGAGTCCAGTAGAGCCACTGAAAAGCATTGCTGTAGTGAACCCGTTGGGAACTGGAGAAGTGTTTCCTGTGGAGGAAGATGAACAAGCTGCAAAAAAGAGCCAAGGAGATGGAGATGATAAAAAGGGCCAAGACTGCCTAGTCTAA